The following are encoded in a window of Sutcliffiella horikoshii genomic DNA:
- a CDS encoding GNAT family N-acetyltransferase has translation MFIHKIDEELSLKLAEEKDAERLFELTDNSRDYLREWLPWLDFTKKVEDSRNFIKGTRQGYAENKSMTSMILYKGEIVGSASYNTLDWTNKVAYIGYWLDKDYQGNGIMTRVAEALTDYAITELGMNRVDIRAAVENVKSRSIPERLGFTLEGEIRQAEWLYDHHVDHAVYGMLAEDWKKRKAGGM, from the coding sequence ATGTTCATACATAAAATTGATGAGGAACTATCTTTGAAACTAGCAGAAGAAAAAGATGCGGAGCGATTGTTTGAGTTGACCGACAACTCCAGGGACTATTTGCGTGAGTGGTTGCCATGGCTGGACTTTACAAAGAAGGTGGAGGACTCCAGGAATTTTATAAAAGGTACGAGACAAGGATATGCGGAAAATAAATCAATGACGTCGATGATCCTTTACAAAGGCGAAATAGTTGGTTCGGCAAGCTACAACACTCTCGACTGGACGAACAAAGTGGCCTATATCGGTTACTGGCTGGATAAGGATTATCAAGGGAACGGCATCATGACGAGGGTGGCGGAAGCTTTGACGGACTATGCCATCACGGAGCTTGGTATGAACCGAGTCGATATTCGTGCGGCTGTGGAGAACGTGAAAAGCAGGTCGATTCCAGAACGACTCGGATTTACGTTGGAAGGGGAAATCCGTCAGGCGGAATGGCTTTATGATCATCATGTCGATCATGCCGTGTACGGAATGCTTGCGGAAGATTGGAAAAAACGAAAAGCTGGAGGAATGTAA
- a CDS encoding VOC family protein, whose protein sequence is MSALFKRIDTVFLEVTNMERSIGWYTEVLGFSVRWHDVENGYAAIEMGETPLTLVRAEKVTPGSHCLLNFYSSDIYDAHKKLLESGVQVEDVIDYGTVLSFEFKDPDGYILGVCYFEEEQVTTRENL, encoded by the coding sequence ATGAGTGCACTATTCAAAAGAATTGATACGGTATTTCTAGAGGTTACCAATATGGAGAGATCAATTGGGTGGTACACAGAGGTACTCGGCTTTTCGGTCAGGTGGCATGATGTAGAAAACGGATATGCAGCAATCGAGATGGGGGAGACACCTCTGACGCTTGTGCGGGCGGAGAAAGTGACACCGGGATCTCATTGTCTATTGAACTTCTATTCTTCAGATATTTATGATGCGCATAAGAAGCTGCTGGAGAGTGGTGTTCAGGTAGAAGATGTCATAGATTACGGGACAGTTCTGTCGTTCGAATTTAAGGATCCTGACGGGTATATTCTTGGAGTTTGTTATTTTGAGGAGGAGCAGGTGACGACGCGAGAGAATTTATAA
- a CDS encoding GNAT family N-acetyltransferase, whose protein sequence is MAFHIWEGTAVRLRPIQSSDWEKFHQDGMDSEVARLNDAIYGPRSEEGTKKWTERESEKGWDGHNFRLAIENLNSELVGSISTNSCDPQNGTFSYGVSIFREHWKKGYASDAIRVVLRYFFGELRYQKVNAHVYAFNEGSVRLHERLGFVEEGRLRNMVYTDGGYHDVLLFGQTYEEFMARRGTHECTIQKN, encoded by the coding sequence ATGGCTTTTCATATATGGGAAGGTACAGCTGTACGTTTACGGCCTATCCAGTCTTCAGATTGGGAAAAGTTTCACCAGGACGGAATGGATTCAGAGGTTGCTAGATTAAATGATGCCATCTATGGACCAAGGTCGGAAGAAGGAACAAAGAAATGGACTGAAAGGGAGTCGGAAAAGGGCTGGGATGGCCATAACTTTAGGCTTGCGATTGAGAACTTAAACAGTGAACTTGTCGGCAGTATCAGCACAAATAGTTGCGACCCGCAAAACGGCACGTTCAGCTACGGCGTCAGTATTTTTCGGGAGCATTGGAAGAAAGGATATGCGAGTGATGCAATCCGGGTTGTGCTTCGCTATTTCTTCGGGGAACTTAGGTATCAAAAAGTGAATGCACATGTGTACGCCTTTAACGAAGGATCTGTTAGGTTGCATGAACGTCTCGGGTTTGTGGAAGAGGGACGCTTGCGAAATATGGTGTATACAGATGGAGGCTACCATGACGTGTTATTGTTCGGACAAACTTACGAAGAATTTATGGCGAGGAGGGGAACGCATGAGTGCACTATTCAAAAGAATTGA
- a CDS encoding IS256 family transposase translates to MTNINITINLEQLKAEVEKSSLGSPVKASLALVLNSLMEKERDEYINALSHERTDDRRGYRNGYYERELITGTGSLTLKVPRTRDGEFSTSVFQKYERCEQALILSMIEMVVNGVSTRKVTKIVEELCGKGVSKSLVSNLTKSLDPIVNEWRNRPLNTLYYPYIYVDAMYIKVRENDRVVSKGVLIACGVNEEGHREIIGLRVTHGESEESWSNFFDHLKSRGIQSPKMVISDAHAGLVAAIKESFLGTSWQRCCVHFLRNIMDSFPKKNSSEAKTELKEIFRTSNIKLSRELKRDFIEKYYEVKGFTKVIETLDAGFEDAMQFHSQKAELHKHLRTTNMLERVNREIRRRERVIQIFPNDQSAIRIIGSVLMKMEEEWSKSKYIHHI, encoded by the coding sequence ATGACCAACATTAATATTACTATAAATTTGGAACAACTTAAAGCCGAGGTAGAAAAAAGCTCTTTAGGATCCCCGGTAAAAGCATCTTTAGCCCTTGTATTGAATTCGCTTATGGAGAAAGAAAGGGACGAATATATTAATGCTCTCTCTCACGAGAGAACGGATGACCGCAGAGGATATCGGAATGGCTACTATGAACGAGAATTAATTACCGGCACTGGCTCACTCACATTAAAGGTTCCCCGAACTCGTGATGGTGAATTTTCAACTTCTGTATTCCAAAAGTATGAGCGATGCGAACAAGCTCTGATTCTTTCTATGATTGAGATGGTTGTAAATGGAGTCTCAACTCGTAAAGTTACCAAGATTGTAGAAGAACTGTGTGGAAAAGGTGTATCTAAATCACTAGTATCTAACCTCACTAAATCATTGGATCCAATAGTAAATGAGTGGAGAAACCGCCCATTAAACACCCTTTATTATCCATACATATATGTTGATGCCATGTATATTAAAGTTCGTGAGAACGATAGGGTTGTTTCAAAAGGAGTACTTATAGCTTGCGGTGTAAACGAAGAAGGACATAGAGAGATTATTGGGTTAAGGGTTACCCATGGGGAATCAGAAGAAAGTTGGTCTAATTTCTTTGATCACTTAAAGTCAAGAGGGATACAATCACCTAAGATGGTGATTTCTGATGCACATGCAGGATTAGTGGCTGCTATAAAAGAATCCTTTTTAGGAACCTCTTGGCAAAGGTGTTGTGTTCATTTTCTTAGGAATATAATGGACTCTTTTCCTAAGAAAAACTCTTCAGAAGCAAAAACAGAACTCAAGGAAATCTTTAGAACATCCAACATTAAATTGAGCCGAGAACTGAAGCGCGACTTTATTGAGAAGTATTATGAAGTAAAAGGGTTTACTAAGGTAATTGAAACGTTGGATGCTGGCTTTGAAGATGCAATGCAGTTTCATTCTCAAAAAGCTGAGCTTCACAAACACTTACGTACAACCAATATGCTAGAAAGAGTAAATAGGGAAATAAGAAGAAGAGAAAGGGTAATTCAAATTTTCCCGAACGATCAATCTGCAATACGTATAATTGGATCTGTACTGATGAAAATGGAGGAGGAATGGAGTAAGTCAAAGTATATACACCATATCTAA